The following are encoded together in the Triticum dicoccoides isolate Atlit2015 ecotype Zavitan chromosome 6B, WEW_v2.0, whole genome shotgun sequence genome:
- the LOC119323909 gene encoding protein FLUORESCENT IN BLUE LIGHT, chloroplastic-like: MQAAASYRGAAAHRRAGHPSRRPPGPSLLLPVSVAGVGRFSDAAIPLRVGSLPLPRARGGGDFARLDARDGEAWQLTRALGLILPNHQKMVHANLLKTAVLSTMSMLIMPLEASAETCQPTSSFANMPIFIAVALIGAAVGGLLARQRKDELKRLNNQLRQINTALRRQAQIESFAPGLTYAPVGRAGEIEVIVDPRKQQLVVNLKNGKNYMRNQDLDKAVMEFKTALELAESIGDRFEEKKAARGLGASLQRLGQYREAMSWYYKVLALSKETGEDSGCTEAYGAIADCCADLGDLEGAAKLYDEYISRLQPRD; this comes from the exons ATGCAGGCGGCGGCCTCTTACCGGGGCGCGGCGGCCCACCGCCGCGCCGGCCACCCCTCCCGGCGCCCTCCCGGTCCCTCTCTTCTTCTACCCGTCAGCGTCGCCGGCGTCGGCCGTTTCTCCG ACGCGGCGATTCCGCTCCGAGTCGGCTCCCTGCCCCTTCCTCGGGCTCGCGGCGGCGGCGATTTCGCGCGCCTGGATGCCAGGGACGGGGAGGCGTGGCAGCTGACGCGCGCGCTCGGGCTAATCCTTCCTAATCACCAG AAAATGGTGCATGCTAACCTGCTGAAAACTGCTGTTCTTTCAACAATGTCGATGCTCATAATGCCTCTTGAGGCATCAGCGGAGACATGTCAACCAACTAGTTCTTTTGCCAATATGCCGATTTTCATTGCTGTCGCTCTAATAGGAGCTGCTGTGGGTG GATTATTAGCACGGCAAAGAAAGGACGAACTGAAGCGATTGAATAATCAACTTCGTCAGATTAATACTGCCCTTAGAAGGCAGGCACAGATTGAATCGTTTGCCCCCGGCCTTACTTATGCGCCTGTAGGGAGAGCAGGAGAAATTGAGGTCATTGTTGATCCCAGGAAGCAGCAGTTGGTGGTAAATTTGAAAAATGGGAAGAATTATATGAGGAATCAGGACCTTGATAAGGCAGTAATGGAGTTCAAGACAGCTCTGGAGCTTGCAGAAAGCATAGGGGATCGCTTTGAGGAGAAGAAAGCTGCGCGAGGATTAG GCGCATCACTACAAAGGTTGGGACAGTACAGAGAAGCAATGAGCTGGTACTACAAGGTTCTGGCGCTATCAAAGGAGACCGGCGAGGATTCTGGCTGCACCGAGGCCTACGGCGCGATAGCCGACTGCTGCGCCGATCTCGGCGACTTGGAAGGAGCAGCGAAGCTGTATGACGAGTACATATCAAGGCTGCAGCCCCGTGATTGA
- the LOC119322933 gene encoding kinesin-like protein KIN-7A isoform X1, with protein MSTSRPPTPSTPASKIQRTPTVTPGGSSRAQEEKILVTVRVRPLSKRELAMKDQKVAWECADSQTILYKGPQQDRAAPTSYTFDKVFGPACQTDLVYEDGAKDVAMSALTGINATIFAYGQTSSGKTFTMRGVTESAVRDIYKHIENNPEREFIIKISAMEIYNENVKDLLRPDSGPLRLLDDPEKGTIVEKLDEEIAKDSQHLRHLIGICEEQRQVGETALNDASSRSHQIIRLTVESRLREASGCVKSFVANLNFVDLAGSERAAQTHAIGARLKEGGHINRSLLTLTTVIRKLSSEKRSGHIPYRDSKLTRILQLSLGGNARTAIICTMSPALTHAEQSRNTLFFATCAKEVTNTAKVNMVVSDKQLVKHLQTEVARLEAELRTPDRASPSDILARKIKQMEMEMEELRKQRDSAQLALEEIQKRTGDNQPGWNPFDSPQKTRKCLTFSEPSNNKIKMRSSVRQSSTAPFMLKHEIRKLEQLQQQLEVEANRAIDVLHKEVECHKHGNQDAAETIAKLQAEIREMQSFRSENRDVEMVTDEGNGSDLKDEITRLHLQDSDIAKLEAKLENVQRSIDKLVMSLPNAETTPKSNRSKKKKRMLLPLGVSKRPNLIRAPCTPHSSSRPLESEVENRAPEGEKVSHEGSEKATPTKSEDTGDLSSRDETPRRRSSSVNMKRMQKMFQNAAEENVRSIRDYVTELKERVAKLQYQKQLLVCQVLELESNEGKANDMDEDPVENAGSQQDGPESWEILFKEQMQHIIQLWDLCHVSIIHRTQFYLLFRGDMADQIYIEVEVRRLAWLQQHFAEVGDASPAALGDDPAVSLALSMKALRNEREFLARRMGSRLTEEERERLFIKWQVPLEAKQRKLQLVNKLWADPNDKAHIEESADIVARLVGFCEGGNISKEMFELNFALPASRKPWLMGWQPISNMIKEKTRQLVSTPLQ; from the exons ATGAGTACATCGAGACCCCCAACGCCAAGCACCCCTGCGTCAAAGATTCAACGCACACCAACGGTTACCCCTGGTGGCAGCTCCAGGGCCCAGGAGGAGAAGATCCTTGTCACTGTGAGGGTGCGACCATTGAGCAAGAGGGAATTGGCCATGAAGGACCAGAAGGTGGCATGGGAATGCGCTGATAGTCAGACAATCTTATACAAGGGCCCACAACAGGATCGGGCAGCACCCACCTCTTACACTTTTG ATAAGGTGTTTGGGCCAGCTTGCCAGACGGACTTGGTTTATGAAGATGGAGCTAAGGATGTTGCTATGTCAGCATTGACAGGCATTAATG CCACAATCTTTGCTTATGGTCAGACAAGTAGTGGCAAAACATTCACCATGAGAGGTGTGACAGAGAGCGCTGTCCGTGACATTTACAAACACATCGAAAAT AATCCTGAAAGGGAATTTATTATCAAGATATCAGCTATGGAAATATACAATGAGAATGTGAAGGATCTTCTACGACCTGACTCTGGTCCCCTTCGCTTGTTAGATGATCCTGAG AAAGGAACCATCGTGGAGAAGTTGGATGAAGAAATCGCCAAGGATAGCCAACATCTAAGGCATCTAATAGGCATTTGTGAAG AACAAAGACAGGTTGGGGAAACTGCACTAAACGATGCAAGTTCACGTTCGCACCAAATCATTAGGCTG ACTGTGGAGAGTAGGCTCCGTGAAGCATCAGGCTGTGTTAAATCTTTTGTTGCTAACCTG AATTTTGTTGACCTTGCTGGAAGCGAGCGTGCTGCACAAACACATGCAATTGGTGCAAGATTGAAAGAAGGCGGCCATATTAATCGCAGCTTGTTGACTTTGACTACTGTCATCCGAAAGCTAAG CTCAGAGAAGAGAAGTGGCCACATACCCTACCGGGATTCAAAGCTCACCCGTATTCTGCAGCTTTCTTTGGGCGGAAATGCAAGAACAGCCATCATCTGCACCATGAGCCCAGCCCTAACACATGCAGAACAATCTAGGAATACTTTATTCTTTGCGACATGTGCCAAGGAGGTCACGAATACTGCAAAAGTTAACATG GTTGTATCTGATAAGCAACTTGTTAAGCATCTACAGACAGAAGTTGCTAGGCTAGAAGCAGAACTGAGGACCCCTGACCGTGCCTCCCCTTCTGATATCCTCGCCAGAAAGATTAAGCAG ATGGAAATGGAGATGGAAGAGCTACGGAAGCAACGAGATAGCGCACAGTTAGCACTtgaagaaatacaaaaaaggacgggtGATAACCAGCCA GGGTGGAATCCCTTTGACTCACCACAAAAGACCAGAAAGTGCCTCACATTCTCTGAGCCAAGTAATAATAAGATTAAGATGAGGAGCTCGGTTAGACAATCATCCACTGCTCCATTTATGTTAAAACATGAAATTCGCAAGCTTGAGCAGCTACAACAACAACTTGAGGTTGAAGCGAACCGAGCAATTGATGTACTGCACAAGGAGGTTGAATGCCACAAACATGGGAACCAAGATGCAGCAGAAACTATTGCTAAACTTCAGGCAGAAATCAGGGAGATGCAATCTTTTAGATCTGAGAACAGAGATGTTGAGATGGTTACAGATGAAGGAAATGGGTCTGACTTGAAAGATGAAATTACTAGACTTCATCTGCAAGACAGTGATATTGCCAAACTTGAGGCAAAACTAGAAAATGTACAGAGATCTATTGACAAATTGGTAATGTCACTTCCGAATGCTGAGACTACTCCGAAGTCCAAcagatcaaagaagaagaagaggatgcttCTTCCACTGGGTGTAAGCAAAAGACCAAATCTGATAAGAGCACCTTGCACTCCCCACTCTTCTAGCAGGCCTTTGGAGTCGGAAGTTGAAAATAGGGCTCCAGAGGGGGAGAAGGTGTCCCATGAGGGTTCAGAAAAGGCTACTCCCACCAAGAGTGAAGACACTGGGGATTTATCATCACGTGATGAAACTCCACGCAGGCGATCCAGCTCAGTGAACATGAAAAGAATGCAGAAGATGTTCCAAAATGCTGCCGAAGAAAACGTGAGAAGTATTAGGGATTATGTCACTGAACTGAAGGAGAGAGTGGCAAAACTTCAGTACCAAAAACAGCTACTTGTCTGCCAG GTATTGGAGTTGGAATCTAACGAAGGCAAAGCAAATGATATGGATGAAGATCCAGTTGAAAATGCCGGATCTCAACAGGATGGTCCTGAATCATGGGAGATATTATTTAAGGAGCAGATGCAGCACATTATACAATTGTGGGATCTCTGTCATGTATCAATCATACACAGGACCCAGTTCTACCTGTTATTCAGAGGGGATATGGCTGATCAGATATACATCGAGGTTGAAGTCAGAAGATTGGCATGGCTGCAGCAGCATTTCGCCGAGGTCGGTGACGCAAGCCCTGCTGCACTTGGTGATGACCCTGCAGTTTCTCTAGCCTTAAG TATGAAGGCGTTGAGGAATGAGCGAGAATTTCTTGCGAGAAGGATGGGCTCAAGGCTGACAGAAGAAGAGCGGGAGCGCCTCTTCATCAAATGGCAAGTCCCCCTCGAGGCGAAGCAGAGGAAGCTGCAGCTTGTGAACAAGCTCTGGGCAGATCCCAACGACAAAGCGCACATTGAGGAGAGCGCCGACATAGTGGCCCGGCTGGTTGGCTTTTGTGAGGGTGGGAACATCAGCAAGGAGATGTTTGAGCTCAATTTTGCGCTCCCTGCGAGTAGGAAGCCATGGCTGATGGGCTGGCAGCCAATCTCAAACATGATCAAGGAGAAAACTCGCCAGTTGGTTTCGACTCCATTACAGTGA
- the LOC119322602 gene encoding glycine-rich cell wall structural protein-like, translated as MASTKALFVLAVLLASAVLLAAAASEQTRELHYDKEGKVATNGAGVQDGWGGGGRGGGYPGRGGGGYGPCGRWGCCRRGYHGDCIRCCRAANDVPEAMDRTEVHN; from the exons ATGGCGTCCACCAAGGCTCTCTTCGTGCTCGCCGTTCTCCTCGCGTCGgccgtcctcctcgccgccgcggCCTCCGAGCAAACTCGTGAGCTCCATT ATGACAAGGAGGGGAAGGTGGCCACCAACGGTGCCGGCGTCCAGGACGGCTGGggtggcggcggccgcggcggagggTACCCGGGCCGCGGGGGCGGCGGCTACGGGCCCTGCGGCCGGTGGGGCTGCTGCCGCCGTGGGTACCACGGCGACTGCATCCGATGCTGCAGGGCCGCCAACGACGTCCCGGAGGCCATGGACCGCACTGAGGTGCACAACTAG
- the LOC119322933 gene encoding kinesin-like protein KIN-7A isoform X2, protein MSTSRPPTPSTPASKIQRTPTVTPGGSSRAQEEKILVTVRVRPLSKRELAMKDQKVAWECADSQTILYKGPQQDRAAPTSYTFDKVFGPACQTDLVYEDGAKDVAMSALTGINATIFAYGQTSSGKTFTMRGVTESAVRDIYKHIENNPEREFIIKISAMEIYNENVKDLLRPDSGPLRLLDDPEKGTIVEKLDEEIAKDSQHLRHLIGICEEQRQVGETALNDASSRSHQIIRLTVESRLREASGCVKSFVANLNFVDLAGSERAAQTHAIGARLKEGGHINRSLLTLTTVIRKLSSEKRSGHIPYRDSKLTRILQLSLGGNARTAIICTMSPALTHAEQSRNTLFFATCAKEVTNTAKVNMTEVARLEAELRTPDRASPSDILARKIKQMEMEMEELRKQRDSAQLALEEIQKRTGDNQPGWNPFDSPQKTRKCLTFSEPSNNKIKMRSSVRQSSTAPFMLKHEIRKLEQLQQQLEVEANRAIDVLHKEVECHKHGNQDAAETIAKLQAEIREMQSFRSENRDVEMVTDEGNGSDLKDEITRLHLQDSDIAKLEAKLENVQRSIDKLVMSLPNAETTPKSNRSKKKKRMLLPLGVSKRPNLIRAPCTPHSSSRPLESEVENRAPEGEKVSHEGSEKATPTKSEDTGDLSSRDETPRRRSSSVNMKRMQKMFQNAAEENVRSIRDYVTELKERVAKLQYQKQLLVCQVLELESNEGKANDMDEDPVENAGSQQDGPESWEILFKEQMQHIIQLWDLCHVSIIHRTQFYLLFRGDMADQIYIEVEVRRLAWLQQHFAEVGDASPAALGDDPAVSLALSMKALRNEREFLARRMGSRLTEEERERLFIKWQVPLEAKQRKLQLVNKLWADPNDKAHIEESADIVARLVGFCEGGNISKEMFELNFALPASRKPWLMGWQPISNMIKEKTRQLVSTPLQ, encoded by the exons ATGAGTACATCGAGACCCCCAACGCCAAGCACCCCTGCGTCAAAGATTCAACGCACACCAACGGTTACCCCTGGTGGCAGCTCCAGGGCCCAGGAGGAGAAGATCCTTGTCACTGTGAGGGTGCGACCATTGAGCAAGAGGGAATTGGCCATGAAGGACCAGAAGGTGGCATGGGAATGCGCTGATAGTCAGACAATCTTATACAAGGGCCCACAACAGGATCGGGCAGCACCCACCTCTTACACTTTTG ATAAGGTGTTTGGGCCAGCTTGCCAGACGGACTTGGTTTATGAAGATGGAGCTAAGGATGTTGCTATGTCAGCATTGACAGGCATTAATG CCACAATCTTTGCTTATGGTCAGACAAGTAGTGGCAAAACATTCACCATGAGAGGTGTGACAGAGAGCGCTGTCCGTGACATTTACAAACACATCGAAAAT AATCCTGAAAGGGAATTTATTATCAAGATATCAGCTATGGAAATATACAATGAGAATGTGAAGGATCTTCTACGACCTGACTCTGGTCCCCTTCGCTTGTTAGATGATCCTGAG AAAGGAACCATCGTGGAGAAGTTGGATGAAGAAATCGCCAAGGATAGCCAACATCTAAGGCATCTAATAGGCATTTGTGAAG AACAAAGACAGGTTGGGGAAACTGCACTAAACGATGCAAGTTCACGTTCGCACCAAATCATTAGGCTG ACTGTGGAGAGTAGGCTCCGTGAAGCATCAGGCTGTGTTAAATCTTTTGTTGCTAACCTG AATTTTGTTGACCTTGCTGGAAGCGAGCGTGCTGCACAAACACATGCAATTGGTGCAAGATTGAAAGAAGGCGGCCATATTAATCGCAGCTTGTTGACTTTGACTACTGTCATCCGAAAGCTAAG CTCAGAGAAGAGAAGTGGCCACATACCCTACCGGGATTCAAAGCTCACCCGTATTCTGCAGCTTTCTTTGGGCGGAAATGCAAGAACAGCCATCATCTGCACCATGAGCCCAGCCCTAACACATGCAGAACAATCTAGGAATACTTTATTCTTTGCGACATGTGCCAAGGAGGTCACGAATACTGCAAAAGTTAACATG ACAGAAGTTGCTAGGCTAGAAGCAGAACTGAGGACCCCTGACCGTGCCTCCCCTTCTGATATCCTCGCCAGAAAGATTAAGCAG ATGGAAATGGAGATGGAAGAGCTACGGAAGCAACGAGATAGCGCACAGTTAGCACTtgaagaaatacaaaaaaggacgggtGATAACCAGCCA GGGTGGAATCCCTTTGACTCACCACAAAAGACCAGAAAGTGCCTCACATTCTCTGAGCCAAGTAATAATAAGATTAAGATGAGGAGCTCGGTTAGACAATCATCCACTGCTCCATTTATGTTAAAACATGAAATTCGCAAGCTTGAGCAGCTACAACAACAACTTGAGGTTGAAGCGAACCGAGCAATTGATGTACTGCACAAGGAGGTTGAATGCCACAAACATGGGAACCAAGATGCAGCAGAAACTATTGCTAAACTTCAGGCAGAAATCAGGGAGATGCAATCTTTTAGATCTGAGAACAGAGATGTTGAGATGGTTACAGATGAAGGAAATGGGTCTGACTTGAAAGATGAAATTACTAGACTTCATCTGCAAGACAGTGATATTGCCAAACTTGAGGCAAAACTAGAAAATGTACAGAGATCTATTGACAAATTGGTAATGTCACTTCCGAATGCTGAGACTACTCCGAAGTCCAAcagatcaaagaagaagaagaggatgcttCTTCCACTGGGTGTAAGCAAAAGACCAAATCTGATAAGAGCACCTTGCACTCCCCACTCTTCTAGCAGGCCTTTGGAGTCGGAAGTTGAAAATAGGGCTCCAGAGGGGGAGAAGGTGTCCCATGAGGGTTCAGAAAAGGCTACTCCCACCAAGAGTGAAGACACTGGGGATTTATCATCACGTGATGAAACTCCACGCAGGCGATCCAGCTCAGTGAACATGAAAAGAATGCAGAAGATGTTCCAAAATGCTGCCGAAGAAAACGTGAGAAGTATTAGGGATTATGTCACTGAACTGAAGGAGAGAGTGGCAAAACTTCAGTACCAAAAACAGCTACTTGTCTGCCAG GTATTGGAGTTGGAATCTAACGAAGGCAAAGCAAATGATATGGATGAAGATCCAGTTGAAAATGCCGGATCTCAACAGGATGGTCCTGAATCATGGGAGATATTATTTAAGGAGCAGATGCAGCACATTATACAATTGTGGGATCTCTGTCATGTATCAATCATACACAGGACCCAGTTCTACCTGTTATTCAGAGGGGATATGGCTGATCAGATATACATCGAGGTTGAAGTCAGAAGATTGGCATGGCTGCAGCAGCATTTCGCCGAGGTCGGTGACGCAAGCCCTGCTGCACTTGGTGATGACCCTGCAGTTTCTCTAGCCTTAAG TATGAAGGCGTTGAGGAATGAGCGAGAATTTCTTGCGAGAAGGATGGGCTCAAGGCTGACAGAAGAAGAGCGGGAGCGCCTCTTCATCAAATGGCAAGTCCCCCTCGAGGCGAAGCAGAGGAAGCTGCAGCTTGTGAACAAGCTCTGGGCAGATCCCAACGACAAAGCGCACATTGAGGAGAGCGCCGACATAGTGGCCCGGCTGGTTGGCTTTTGTGAGGGTGGGAACATCAGCAAGGAGATGTTTGAGCTCAATTTTGCGCTCCCTGCGAGTAGGAAGCCATGGCTGATGGGCTGGCAGCCAATCTCAAACATGATCAAGGAGAAAACTCGCCAGTTGGTTTCGACTCCATTACAGTGA